The DNA sequence GGCCGGGGAACGGTAGCCGAGGGTGGAGTGCAGCCGGTGGGTGTTGTAGAAGCCGACGATGTAGTGGGTGACGTCGGCGATGGCTTCGTTGGGATTGGCGTAGCGGC is a window from the Immundisolibacter sp. genome containing:
- a CDS encoding IS3 family transposase; translation: RYANPNEAIADVTHYIVGFYNTHRLHSTLGYRSPADYEKATT